A genome region from Arachidicoccus soli includes the following:
- a CDS encoding NADH-quinone oxidoreductase subunit A — protein sequence MYLLNQSLTTITNPEVATNYIPIIIQIIFAAGFVATMIFVSSLLGPKRKTNDKLESFSSGISTHGNARQPMAIKYFLVAILFVLFDVEVIFFYPYAVNFRGLAWKGFYEILLFVGFFLIGFIYIIKKGALNWED from the coding sequence ATGTACTTATTAAATCAGTCATTAACAACTATTACAAATCCGGAAGTTGCTACCAACTATATTCCTATAATTATTCAAATCATATTTGCTGCCGGTTTTGTAGCAACGATGATTTTTGTATCTTCATTGTTGGGTCCAAAAAGAAAAACAAACGATAAATTAGAAAGCTTTTCCAGTGGTATTTCTACACACGGTAATGCACGTCAACCTATGGCTATCAAATATTTTCTTGTTGCCATTTTGTTTGTTTTATTTGATGTGGAGGTGATTTTCTTTTATCCTTACGCTGTAAATTTCCGTGGTTTAGCCTGGAAAGGTTTTTACGAAATTCTACTCTTTGTAGGTTTTTTCCTAATAGGTTT